The Alteriqipengyuania halimionae genome contains a region encoding:
- a CDS encoding D-2-hydroxyacid dehydrogenase: MTTAVLSSLIRPLVEPRLPDWVEPLWFMSKEEALELAPKAEIGWFDFNEPGPMCEVVTAAENLKWLTSIYAGLDFLPLDLLRQRGVTVTNGAGINAITIAEYVVMGMLNVAKGYRDVVRAQDRHEWLHDSPGKVELCGSKALLLGYGAIGKLVEERLLAFGVDVSIVRRSGGENALGPEEWQARLGEFDWVILAVPSTPETEDMIGADELAAMKSDAVLINIARGTVVDQDALVTALEEKTIGAAFLDVTTPEPLPEDHKLWTLDNAHVTMHLSGRAQSKMFQRSADRFIENLDRYERGEDVQPQFDLSLGY, translated from the coding sequence ATGACCACCGCCGTTCTGTCCTCGCTGATCCGCCCACTGGTGGAGCCGCGCCTGCCCGACTGGGTCGAGCCGCTGTGGTTCATGAGCAAGGAAGAGGCGCTGGAGCTGGCGCCGAAGGCCGAGATCGGGTGGTTCGATTTCAATGAGCCGGGTCCGATGTGCGAGGTGGTGACGGCGGCCGAGAACCTCAAATGGCTGACCTCGATCTATGCCGGGCTCGATTTCCTGCCGCTCGACCTGCTGCGCCAGCGGGGCGTGACGGTGACCAACGGCGCGGGCATCAACGCGATCACCATCGCCGAATATGTCGTGATGGGCATGCTCAACGTGGCCAAGGGCTATCGCGACGTGGTGCGCGCGCAGGACCGGCACGAATGGCTGCACGATAGTCCGGGCAAGGTGGAACTGTGCGGAAGCAAGGCGCTGCTCCTGGGCTATGGCGCGATCGGCAAGCTGGTCGAGGAGCGGCTGCTGGCATTCGGCGTCGATGTGTCCATCGTGCGGCGATCAGGTGGCGAGAATGCCCTCGGCCCGGAAGAATGGCAGGCCAGGCTCGGCGAATTCGACTGGGTGATCCTGGCCGTACCCTCCACGCCCGAGACCGAAGACATGATCGGGGCAGACGAACTCGCGGCGATGAAATCCGACGCGGTGCTGATCAACATCGCGCGCGGGACCGTGGTCGATCAGGACGCGCTGGTCACCGCGCTCGAGGAAAAGACGATCGGGGCTGCGTTTCTGGACGTGACCACGCCCGAACCGCTGCCCGAGGACCACAAGCTGTGGACGCTCGATAACGCCCATGTGACGATGCACCTTTCGGGACGCGCGCAGAGCAAGATGTTCCAGCGCTCGGCAGACCGCTTTATCGAGAACCTCGACCGCTACGAACGCGGCGAAGACGTGCAGCCGCAATTCGACCTGTCGCTGGGCTATTAA
- a CDS encoding S24 family peptidase: protein MHDDDARANLARLAEQRKASLKSLSAMIGRNASYLQQYLNKGSPRRLDESDRRTLARFFGVDEGMLGAPEEFSRAVDSPYVEISRLDAEAAAGAGAEGGSQEIGHIGFAPHWLRAQGLDPAHCSAIAVRGDSMEPTLAEGDEILVDTRTAPLRSGVYVLRVDGQLLVKRLAPERPGTLISDNAIYPPLERDPAEVEVIGRVVWKSGRL, encoded by the coding sequence ATGCATGATGACGACGCCCGCGCCAATCTCGCCCGGCTTGCCGAGCAGCGAAAGGCGAGCCTGAAGAGCCTGTCGGCGATGATCGGTCGCAATGCATCGTACCTCCAGCAATATCTCAATAAGGGCAGCCCGCGGCGGCTCGACGAAAGCGACCGGCGGACGCTGGCGCGGTTCTTCGGGGTGGATGAGGGGATGCTGGGCGCGCCGGAGGAATTTTCCCGCGCGGTGGACAGCCCCTATGTCGAGATCTCCCGGCTCGATGCCGAGGCGGCGGCGGGGGCAGGGGCCGAAGGTGGCTCGCAGGAGATCGGCCATATCGGCTTCGCTCCGCACTGGTTGCGTGCGCAGGGGCTCGACCCCGCGCATTGCTCGGCGATCGCGGTGCGCGGCGATTCGATGGAGCCGACGCTGGCCGAGGGGGACGAGATCCTCGTCGATACCCGCACCGCGCCTTTGCGCAGCGGGGTCTATGTGCTGCGGGTCGACGGGCAATTGTTGGTCAAGCGGCTGGCCCCCGAACGCCCCGGCACGCTGATCAGCGACAATGCGATCTATCCGCCCCTCGAACGCGATCCGGCAGAGGTCGAGGTGATCGGCCGCGTGGTGTGGAAGAGCGGGCGGTTGTGA
- the rpmF gene encoding 50S ribosomal protein L32: MAVPKRKVSPHRRGNRRAHDSLKVEAFHECSNCGELKRPHNMCAACGHYNGRLVAEPKGI; this comes from the coding sequence ATGGCAGTCCCCAAAAGAAAAGTATCGCCGCATCGCCGTGGCAATCGCCGCGCCCACGATTCGCTGAAGGTCGAAGCATTCCACGAATGCTCGAACTGCGGCGAATTGAAGCGCCCGCACAATATGTGTGCGGCGTGCGGCCATTATAACGGTCGCCTCGTGGCCGAGCCCAAGGGCATCTGA
- a CDS encoding beta-ketoacyl-ACP synthase III: MRRSVLLGTGSALPENCVTNADLATRIDTTDEWIVERTGIRQRYIAAEGETTSTLATAAARKACEAANVDPESIDLIVLATATPDNTFPATATQVQKQLGCRGGIAFDVQAVCTGFLYAMGVADSMLKNGMGSRALVIGAETFSRILDWEDRTTCVLFGDGAGAVVLESRDGETERGVIASKLHADGEHKELLYVDGGPSTTGTVGKLRMKGREVFRHAVVNLAEVLGEVLEQADISVTDIDWVVPHQANARILDATARKLGLPAEKVVVTVDRHANTSAASVPLALDTAIRDGRIKQGDLVMLEAMGGGFTWGASLLRM, encoded by the coding sequence ATGCGACGTTCCGTACTGCTTGGGACGGGCTCGGCGCTGCCCGAAAATTGCGTGACCAACGCCGATCTCGCGACCCGGATCGACACCACCGACGAATGGATCGTGGAACGCACCGGCATTCGCCAGCGCTATATCGCGGCGGAGGGCGAGACGACCTCGACGCTCGCGACTGCGGCCGCGCGCAAGGCGTGCGAAGCGGCGAATGTGGATCCGGAATCGATCGACCTGATCGTGCTCGCCACCGCGACGCCCGATAATACTTTTCCGGCGACCGCGACCCAGGTTCAAAAACAGCTCGGCTGTCGCGGCGGAATCGCGTTCGACGTCCAGGCCGTCTGCACAGGTTTCCTGTACGCAATGGGCGTGGCCGACTCCATGCTGAAGAACGGCATGGGCAGTCGCGCTCTGGTGATCGGTGCGGAGACGTTCAGCCGGATTCTCGATTGGGAGGACCGGACGACCTGCGTATTGTTCGGTGACGGAGCAGGTGCTGTCGTGCTGGAATCGCGCGACGGTGAGACAGAACGCGGTGTGATCGCGAGCAAGCTGCACGCCGATGGCGAGCACAAGGAACTGCTCTATGTAGATGGTGGTCCCTCGACCACCGGCACCGTCGGCAAGCTCCGGATGAAAGGGCGCGAGGTTTTCCGCCACGCGGTCGTCAACCTCGCCGAGGTTCTGGGCGAAGTCCTCGAGCAGGCCGACATATCGGTGACGGATATCGACTGGGTGGTGCCGCATCAGGCCAACGCCCGCATCCTCGATGCAACTGCGCGCAAGCTGGGTCTGCCGGCGGAAAAAGTGGTGGTGACCGTAGACAGGCATGCGAACACATCGGCAGCGTCGGTGCCACTGGCGCTCGACACCGCGATCCGCGACGGGCGAATCAAGCAGGGCGACCTGGTCATGCTCGAAGCAATGGGCGGCGGCTTCACGTGGGGCGCCAGCCTTTTGCGAATGTAA
- a CDS encoding MBL fold metallo-hydrolase translates to MTETTKAPMKAAILPVTPLQQNCSLVWCTDTMKGALIDPGGDLDKLKQGVAKAGVELEKILITHGHIDHCGEAGALAKELSLPIEGPHEADRFWISRLDEDGKKYGIRGQVFEPDRWLADGDQVTIGNLTLDVYHCPGHTPGHVVFHHAPSQFAAVGDVLFQGSIGRTDFPMGNHQDLLDAIVQKLWPLGNETTFIPGHGPVSTFGHERQSNPFVGDAALA, encoded by the coding sequence ATGACCGAGACGACCAAAGCGCCGATGAAAGCCGCCATCCTGCCGGTAACGCCCCTCCAGCAGAACTGCTCGCTGGTGTGGTGTACCGACACGATGAAAGGCGCGCTGATCGATCCCGGTGGCGATCTGGACAAGCTCAAGCAAGGCGTCGCCAAGGCGGGCGTCGAGCTAGAAAAAATCCTTATAACCCATGGACATATCGACCATTGCGGCGAGGCCGGCGCGCTCGCGAAAGAACTCTCGCTACCGATCGAAGGTCCGCACGAGGCCGATCGTTTCTGGATCTCGCGGCTCGACGAAGATGGCAAGAAATACGGCATTCGCGGCCAGGTGTTCGAGCCCGATCGCTGGCTCGCCGATGGCGATCAGGTGACCATCGGCAATTTGACGCTCGACGTCTATCACTGCCCCGGACACACGCCGGGCCATGTCGTGTTCCACCACGCCCCCAGCCAGTTTGCGGCGGTCGGCGACGTGCTGTTTCAGGGCTCGATCGGACGCACCGACTTCCCGATGGGCAACCACCAGGACCTGCTCGACGCGATCGTGCAGAAGCTCTGGCCGCTGGGGAATGAAACCACGTTCATCCCCGGTCACGGCCCGGTCAGCACATTCGGGCACGAGCGGCAGAGCAATCCCTTCGTCGGCGATGCCGCGCTCGCCTAG
- a CDS encoding cytochrome c family protein yields the protein MIEWRWIVAAGALAAVAGCATTAERSAATAEAAEPPVLVQATCAGCHAVTAGATSPIAPAPGFEDIANAEGLTRESLIVFLGDSHNYPDIMDVDLSPEDVELIADYMLTLRRDDYRRFPS from the coding sequence ATGATCGAATGGCGATGGATTGTCGCAGCAGGGGCGCTCGCAGCGGTTGCAGGCTGCGCAACGACGGCAGAGCGAAGCGCCGCGACCGCTGAAGCTGCCGAACCGCCGGTGCTGGTCCAGGCGACCTGCGCCGGGTGCCATGCGGTGACCGCCGGCGCCACCTCGCCGATCGCGCCCGCCCCCGGCTTCGAGGACATCGCCAATGCCGAAGGGCTGACGCGCGAAAGCCTGATCGTCTTCCTCGGCGATTCGCACAATTATCCCGACATCATGGATGTCGACCTGTCGCCCGAGGACGTCGAGCTCATCGCCGATTACATGCTGACCCTGCGGCGCGACGACTACCGCCGCTTCCCCTCCTGA
- a CDS encoding alpha/beta hydrolase family protein → MVGAPSDLVNSPRRAEFDEFVYPGTAEGYEADPERALRTLSALYWPQDMDPDARLLLLHGADDERVEVTDSLDLAREWQALGRPFALRVYEGGSHSLIEHRADVRKLIDGWFAP, encoded by the coding sequence ATGGTCGGCGCGCCCAGCGATCTCGTAAATTCCCCAAGACGCGCCGAGTTCGACGAGTTTGTCTATCCGGGAACCGCGGAAGGCTATGAGGCCGATCCGGAGCGTGCTTTGCGAACTCTCTCGGCGCTCTACTGGCCGCAGGACATGGACCCCGATGCGCGTCTGCTGCTGCTGCACGGCGCGGACGACGAGCGCGTTGAAGTGACGGACAGCCTTGATCTCGCGCGGGAATGGCAAGCGCTCGGCCGACCTTTCGCGCTCCGCGTATATGAGGGCGGATCGCATTCGTTGATCGAGCACAGGGCCGATGTGCGCAAGCTCATCGACGGCTGGTTTGCGCCATGA
- the plsX gene encoding phosphate acyltransferase PlsX, whose translation MSLPRIAIDAMGGDEGVRVMIDGAALARRRHDRFQFLLVGDEERIRAALEDHPNLAAASEILHAPEAIAGDEKPSKAIRRAKTTSMGMAINAVKQGKAGAAVSAGNTGALMAMSKLALRTMPGIDRPALSALLPTLGDHDVLMLDLGANTECDARNLVQFAIMGAAYFRIATGVEEPRVRLLNIGTEETKGTGELQDAATRLKEVSEDLAISFEGYVEADKINRGEVDVIVSDGFSGNIALKAVEGAARFVTDLLRRAFTSSLRSKFGFLVSRPATELLKHSLDPNNHNGAVFLGLNGVVVKSHGSATAIGVANAVALTARLLEEDLTKRIEADLARLGEESLRTGGQR comes from the coding sequence ATGAGCCTGCCGCGTATCGCCATCGATGCGATGGGCGGCGATGAAGGTGTGCGCGTAATGATCGACGGTGCCGCGCTCGCGCGGCGCCGCCATGATCGTTTCCAGTTCCTGCTGGTCGGCGACGAGGAGCGGATCCGGGCCGCGCTCGAGGATCACCCGAATCTCGCCGCCGCATCCGAAATCCTCCACGCGCCCGAAGCCATTGCCGGCGACGAAAAGCCGAGCAAGGCGATCCGCCGCGCCAAGACCACTTCGATGGGAATGGCGATCAATGCGGTGAAGCAGGGCAAGGCCGGGGCAGCCGTGTCGGCCGGGAACACCGGCGCGCTGATGGCGATGAGCAAGCTCGCGCTGCGGACGATGCCGGGGATCGACCGACCCGCGCTCTCCGCGCTGTTGCCGACGCTCGGCGATCACGACGTGCTGATGCTCGATCTGGGTGCCAACACAGAGTGCGACGCCCGCAATCTCGTGCAGTTCGCGATCATGGGCGCGGCCTATTTCCGTATCGCCACCGGGGTCGAGGAGCCGCGCGTGCGCCTGCTCAACATTGGGACCGAGGAGACCAAGGGCACCGGAGAGCTGCAGGATGCCGCGACCAGGCTGAAGGAAGTCTCGGAGGATCTCGCGATTTCGTTCGAAGGTTATGTCGAGGCGGACAAGATCAATCGCGGCGAAGTCGATGTGATCGTCTCGGACGGTTTCTCCGGAAATATCGCGCTCAAGGCAGTCGAGGGGGCGGCCCGCTTCGTAACCGACCTGCTGCGACGTGCCTTCACCAGTTCGCTGCGATCGAAGTTCGGCTTCCTCGTCTCGCGACCGGCCACCGAGTTGCTGAAGCACTCGCTCGATCCCAACAACCACAATGGCGCAGTTTTCCTGGGCCTCAACGGCGTGGTCGTGAAGAGCCACGGCAGCGCCACCGCGATTGGCGTGGCGAATGCCGTCGCGCTGACGGCAAGATTGCTGGAGGAAGACCTGACCAAACGGATCGAAGCCGACCTTGCTCGGCTGGGCGAAGAAAGTCTGCGGACAGGCGGCCAGCGCTGA
- a CDS encoding MAPEG family protein, translating to MTIILPITLSACAAAALVNLWLAVRIGQLRGKQKVLHGDDGGGPLTRRMRAQLNFVENTPFVLLLVAGIELAGRGGTWLSAVVGVYLLARVAHAIGMDSDKPHKARMVGVLVTMLTLIGLAVYAALIAAGIV from the coding sequence ATGACGATCATCCTCCCGATTACGCTGAGTGCCTGCGCCGCCGCGGCGCTGGTCAATCTCTGGCTCGCGGTGCGCATCGGGCAGCTGCGCGGCAAGCAGAAGGTCCTCCACGGCGACGATGGGGGCGGCCCGCTGACGCGGCGGATGCGCGCGCAGCTCAATTTCGTCGAGAATACCCCGTTCGTTCTGCTGCTGGTCGCCGGCATCGAACTGGCCGGACGCGGAGGGACATGGCTGAGCGCGGTGGTGGGGGTCTATCTGCTAGCCCGCGTGGCGCATGCGATCGGGATGGATTCGGACAAACCGCACAAGGCGCGGATGGTCGGCGTGCTCGTCACCATGCTGACGCTGATCGGCCTCGCCGTTTACGCTGCGCTGATTGCCGCAGGTATCGTCTGA
- a CDS encoding alpha/beta hydrolase family protein: MSHLRAALALLILAAAPAASLIVAPPETAAQDRAVADGQMLAREAYTFPFDTYEEWQSFMDRAPEERWRAAAVSPFFTPEQFDRYRSGETVRLERIAYASDGLRIKGVIAVPRDATGPLPVVIYAQGGVGEWSRLTFFDIVEMSRLAEQGFIVVASLRRGEGGSEGEPAMGSGDLSDMLNLLALIDQLPGADREHIHYLGFSRGGALGYRLPAACRDRPDRFRGDGRRAQRSRKFPKTRRVRRVCLSGNRGRL; this comes from the coding sequence ATGTCGCATTTACGTGCCGCGCTGGCCCTGTTGATTCTAGCTGCCGCACCGGCCGCGTCGCTCATAGTGGCCCCGCCTGAAACAGCGGCGCAGGATCGTGCCGTTGCCGATGGGCAGATGCTGGCGCGCGAAGCCTACACCTTCCCGTTCGACACCTACGAAGAATGGCAAAGCTTCATGGATCGCGCGCCCGAGGAGCGATGGCGCGCAGCCGCCGTATCGCCCTTTTTCACGCCGGAGCAATTCGACCGCTACCGCTCGGGTGAGACAGTCAGGCTAGAGCGGATCGCCTATGCCAGCGATGGTCTGCGCATCAAGGGCGTGATCGCTGTGCCTCGCGATGCGACAGGTCCGCTGCCCGTCGTCATCTACGCCCAAGGCGGCGTGGGCGAGTGGAGCCGCCTGACCTTCTTCGATATCGTCGAGATGTCCCGCCTTGCCGAACAGGGCTTTATCGTCGTGGCCAGCCTGCGGCGCGGGGAAGGGGGCAGCGAAGGCGAGCCTGCAATGGGCTCTGGCGACCTCTCCGACATGCTCAACCTGCTCGCCCTGATCGATCAATTGCCCGGCGCAGATCGCGAGCATATCCACTATCTCGGATTCTCGCGCGGCGGAGCGCTCGGCTACCGGCTACCGGCTGCTTGCCGCGACCGACCGGATCGATTCCGCGGTGATGGTCGGCGCGCCCAGCGATCTCGTAAATTCCCCAAGACGCGCCGAGTTCGACGAGTTTGTCTATCCGGGAACCGCGGAAGGCTATGA
- a CDS encoding integration host factor subunit alpha — protein sequence MRSTNTLTRADLCEAVHKKTGYPRSESQDMVEAILDLMTDALVSGENVKISGFGTFLLRDKAERIGRNPKTGVEVPITPRRVLTFRASQTLRDKVSDA from the coding sequence ATGCGTTCGACGAATACGCTTACCCGAGCAGACTTGTGTGAAGCCGTTCACAAGAAGACCGGCTATCCGCGCAGTGAATCGCAGGACATGGTCGAGGCGATCCTCGATCTGATGACTGATGCACTCGTCTCGGGCGAAAATGTGAAGATTTCCGGGTTCGGAACCTTTCTCCTTCGCGACAAGGCGGAGCGGATCGGCCGAAATCCCAAGACCGGTGTCGAGGTGCCGATTACCCCGCGCCGCGTGCTGACGTTCCGCGCGAGCCAGACGCTTCGCGACAAGGTTTCCGACGCGTGA
- a CDS encoding SixA phosphatase family protein — protein sequence MKRLALLRHAKSDWDAGASSDFDRPICDEGRTAAQAMGRYIKHSCGEYRHALVSPARRCCETFDAVCCEFDEAPEKVLEDRIYLASAGTLLELVQAQDDGFDELLLVGHNPGLTFLALDLIRLDDNVSDRERIAAKFPTAGFVQLECDVSHWSDVCSSGCDLKLRRYPIEELS from the coding sequence ATGAAGCGCCTCGCTCTCCTCCGTCATGCAAAGTCCGATTGGGATGCTGGCGCGTCGAGCGATTTCGATCGGCCGATCTGCGACGAAGGACGCACCGCAGCCCAGGCAATGGGGCGCTACATCAAACACTCTTGCGGCGAATACCGACACGCATTGGTATCCCCTGCCCGCCGCTGTTGCGAGACCTTCGATGCCGTGTGCTGCGAATTCGACGAGGCGCCTGAGAAAGTGCTCGAAGATCGCATCTACCTCGCCAGCGCCGGAACGCTGCTCGAACTTGTTCAGGCGCAGGATGACGGTTTCGACGAATTGCTACTCGTTGGACATAATCCGGGCCTGACTTTTCTGGCACTCGACCTTATCAGGCTCGACGACAATGTCTCGGATAGGGAGCGGATAGCCGCGAAATTCCCGACCGCTGGTTTCGTTCAGCTGGAATGCGACGTGTCGCATTGGAGCGATGTCTGCAGCTCGGGCTGCGACCTGAAGCTGCGGCGCTATCCGATAGAGGAATTGTCCTAG
- a CDS encoding ATP-dependent DNA helicase: protein MTAPLPLSALHASHAGTWLCDPDGSVREVAKGEAVTSAADTPLLMLNAPLVATRLGYPDLSGLDLLELFAFVYPARFCVPTPKGLAEALGITPPQADGDVPALLQRAAGELLARCEADDWAEREGAWSSLQSLARLRWPWAQRIAIRKPERAEKWLFSRLPQWEEAADRPQPRQVTLEGDAIAAQLDTLTGHGSERREGQRDYARVASHVFAPRTRRDAPHMLLAQAGTGIGKTLGYLAPASLWAKESGGTVWVSTYTRNLQRQLRSESARAWPEQRTDGTPPVVVRKGRENYLCLLNLEDALQGGFGGRPAILAQLVARWAAYTRDGDMIGGDLPGWLGTLFRRRAIASLTDRRGECVYAGCPHYRKCFIERAARQSVDADLVIANHALVMVNAARGRDAANRPSRVIFDEGHHVFDAADSTFAAALSGGEAIELKRWILGPERGSKGRRRGLAARLADIASYDEAGGNAIDAASEAAEALPASGWLGRLAEGAASGPIEALLAAVRATTYARDESGGVEAGYGIETEAASLDGALIEQAGHAADALAALRKPLLKLAGRLEAVMEDAPDWLDAQGRARVDGARHSLGWRIDLIAAWEAMLDRLGGVDGDNLAEPQFVDWLAVERSDAREFDVAIHRRWLDPMKPFAATVLEGAHGVMLTSATLTERDRDGEPQWDSAIARSGAEHVGVRPETFAAPSPFDYANLAEILVVTDIRRGDIPALAGAYARLIEAAGGGVLGLFTAIRRLRAVHGRIADRLARAGLPLYAQHVDPIDTGTLTDIFRDDPRASLLGTDALRDGVDVPGDSLRCVVMEQVPWPRPTILHRARRLAAAEAEGGAQAHDDRIIRARLAQAFGRLVRRADDRGQFVMLSPAFPSRLLSAFPPGTPVTRCTLDEAIARVAEREINKNQLSDGTTPAAHA, encoded by the coding sequence GTGACTGCCCCCCTTCCCCTTTCCGCGCTGCACGCTTCGCACGCCGGCACCTGGCTGTGCGATCCCGATGGCTCGGTGCGGGAAGTGGCGAAAGGAGAAGCGGTGACGTCGGCTGCCGATACCCCGCTGCTGATGCTCAACGCGCCTTTGGTCGCCACGCGTCTTGGCTATCCCGATCTATCGGGGCTGGACCTGCTCGAACTGTTCGCCTTCGTCTATCCAGCCAGGTTTTGCGTCCCCACACCCAAGGGGCTGGCAGAGGCTTTGGGCATCACGCCTCCACAAGCGGATGGGGACGTGCCCGCCCTGCTTCAGCGCGCGGCGGGCGAGTTGCTGGCGCGCTGCGAAGCCGACGACTGGGCCGAGCGCGAAGGGGCCTGGTCCTCGCTGCAGTCGCTTGCCCGACTGCGCTGGCCCTGGGCCCAGCGCATCGCCATTCGCAAGCCCGAACGCGCAGAGAAGTGGCTGTTCTCCCGTCTTCCCCAATGGGAAGAAGCCGCCGACCGGCCCCAACCGCGCCAGGTTACCCTGGAGGGCGATGCAATCGCCGCGCAGCTCGACACCCTCACCGGCCACGGCTCCGAACGCCGCGAGGGCCAGCGCGACTATGCCCGGGTCGCGTCCCACGTGTTCGCCCCTCGCACCCGCCGCGACGCACCGCATATGCTGCTGGCGCAGGCGGGTACCGGGATCGGCAAGACGCTCGGCTATCTTGCCCCCGCCTCGCTGTGGGCAAAGGAAAGCGGCGGGACCGTCTGGGTCTCTACCTACACACGCAATCTGCAACGCCAGCTGCGCAGCGAAAGCGCGCGCGCCTGGCCCGAACAGCGAACCGACGGCACGCCGCCCGTGGTCGTGCGCAAGGGGCGCGAGAACTATCTCTGCCTGCTGAACCTCGAAGATGCCTTGCAGGGCGGCTTCGGCGGACGTCCCGCCATCCTTGCGCAATTGGTGGCGCGCTGGGCCGCCTATACCCGCGACGGCGACATGATCGGCGGTGACTTGCCGGGCTGGCTCGGCACGTTGTTTCGTCGCCGCGCGATCGCTTCGTTGACCGACCGGCGCGGCGAATGCGTGTATGCCGGATGCCCGCATTACCGGAAATGCTTCATCGAACGGGCCGCGCGCCAGTCGGTCGATGCGGACCTCGTCATCGCCAATCATGCGCTGGTTATGGTCAACGCCGCCCGCGGACGCGATGCCGCCAACCGCCCTTCCCGCGTAATCTTCGACGAAGGCCATCATGTTTTCGACGCAGCCGATTCGACTTTCGCTGCAGCGCTTTCGGGTGGTGAAGCGATCGAATTGAAACGATGGATCCTCGGGCCCGAGCGCGGCTCCAAGGGTCGCCGCCGCGGCTTGGCCGCGCGCCTTGCGGATATCGCCAGCTATGACGAAGCGGGAGGCAATGCGATCGACGCGGCGAGCGAAGCAGCCGAAGCGCTTCCTGCGTCTGGCTGGCTCGGTCGGCTGGCAGAAGGCGCAGCGTCGGGCCCGATCGAGGCCCTGCTCGCCGCCGTCCGGGCGACCACATATGCCCGCGACGAAAGCGGCGGAGTCGAAGCGGGCTATGGAATCGAAACCGAAGCGGCGAGCCTCGATGGCGCATTGATCGAACAGGCAGGCCATGCAGCCGATGCCCTCGCCGCGCTCCGCAAGCCCTTGCTGAAGCTAGCCGGGCGGCTCGAAGCGGTGATGGAAGACGCGCCCGACTGGCTAGACGCGCAGGGCCGCGCACGGGTCGACGGGGCGCGCCATTCGCTTGGGTGGCGAATCGATCTGATCGCAGCCTGGGAAGCGATGCTCGATCGCCTCGGCGGGGTCGACGGAGATAATCTGGCCGAACCGCAATTCGTCGATTGGCTCGCGGTCGAACGCTCCGACGCGCGCGAATTCGATGTCGCGATCCACCGCCGTTGGCTCGATCCGATGAAGCCGTTTGCCGCGACTGTGCTGGAAGGCGCGCATGGCGTTATGCTGACCAGCGCCACGCTGACCGAGCGTGACCGGGATGGCGAGCCGCAGTGGGACAGCGCGATTGCGCGCAGCGGGGCCGAGCATGTCGGCGTCCGGCCGGAGACCTTCGCCGCGCCCAGCCCGTTCGATTATGCAAATCTCGCGGAGATCCTGGTCGTCACCGATATCCGTCGCGGCGATATCCCGGCGCTGGCTGGTGCCTATGCACGGTTGATCGAGGCCGCAGGCGGCGGTGTGCTAGGCCTGTTCACGGCGATCCGGCGATTGCGCGCGGTCCACGGCCGGATTGCCGACCGACTCGCCCGGGCCGGGCTCCCGCTCTACGCCCAGCATGTCGATCCCATCGATACCGGCACGCTCACCGACATCTTCCGCGACGATCCGCGCGCCTCGCTCCTCGGCACCGACGCCTTGCGCGACGGAGTCGACGTGCCGGGAGATTCTCTGCGCTGCGTGGTGATGGAACAGGTCCCGTGGCCGCGCCCCACAATTCTACACCGCGCGCGCCGCCTCGCGGCCGCCGAAGCCGAAGGCGGTGCCCAGGCGCATGACGACCGCATCATCCGCGCGCGGCTCGCGCAGGCTTTCGGACGCCTTGTTCGGCGCGCCGATGATCGTGGCCAGTTCGTGATGCTCTCGCCCGCCTTTCCCAGCCGCCTGCTTTCTGCTTTCCCGCCCGGCACACCGGTAACTCGCTGCACGCTGGACGAAGCGATTGCGCGTGTCGCCGAGCGAGAGATTAACAAAAATCAACTTTCGGATGGAACTACGCCCGCAGCGCATGCGTAG
- a CDS encoding MerR family transcriptional regulator, whose amino-acid sequence MSDDASLFDDGKDPEALRTIGEVSKALGIKPHVLRYWEEQFPMLKPTTRAGGRRYYRPADIALVRRIDDLVNRQGYTLKGARKALSSKDQPVGEAISAPHPQQREPREIEAPALVPQLRAIRDRLASALDA is encoded by the coding sequence GTGAGCGACGACGCCTCGCTCTTCGACGATGGCAAGGACCCCGAGGCCTTGCGAACGATCGGCGAGGTTTCCAAGGCGCTCGGTATCAAGCCTCATGTGCTGCGCTACTGGGAAGAACAGTTCCCGATGCTCAAGCCGACGACGCGTGCGGGCGGACGACGGTATTATCGTCCGGCCGACATCGCCTTGGTTCGGCGGATCGACGATCTCGTCAACCGTCAGGGCTATACGCTGAAAGGCGCGCGAAAGGCTTTGTCGAGCAAGGATCAGCCGGTCGGCGAAGCGATTTCCGCGCCGCATCCCCAGCAACGCGAGCCGCGCGAGATCGAAGCGCCCGCTTTGGTACCGCAATTGCGCGCGATTCGTGACCGGCTCGCGTCGGCGCTCGACGCCTAG